A genomic window from Lineus longissimus chromosome 17, tnLinLong1.2, whole genome shotgun sequence includes:
- the LOC135501343 gene encoding tubulin polyglutamylase TTLL11-like isoform X1, which translates to MTTVQAGVQPPAVNGIGIQQSQPTGALEKPKSEKKTDPIPGPQHKTTCFRPYTLHTMERRQYQRDSKARRDLVRVKYCPPRCQSRSNITVDSSKAKSNLDVLRLSLKELGWREYPYGRKDSPCDVYWLSVSFNELNSDIASGRVNKYPGMVDVLKKANLTRALDLMKRLYPEEYDFYPQTWYMPQQLNEFAADVRQFQSKNPKSKMTFIAKPDEGSQGEGIYLFRDPDEYMLSQRRMVVQEYLSKPFLLDKLKFDLRVYAVLTSIEPLEICICKEGLVRFCTISYHEPSYKNMHESYMHLTNYSLNKRSSTYVHTDNSNDGSKRTLTSVFTEIGRLGHNVDQVFKDIERVIVKTLIAVLPELRVEMNAEIQRRKATDLKCFQILGFDILLLDDLKPVLLEVNANPSLRIDYEHEVSPGVTEYYNSAVDEEIKQPLIRDTLLVIAPRNVKRKFKKIKRWRKARQNRRYGSVPPRLTSREGTMIEINHDDLENMMTLEKENIKKEKNTVDNVMEETKVEDTDDKIDNKKHKNDKKKDKEKEKVDKKKGKEKKEEKVDNESNDNETPRPRTVDGNNNPEEEDEDEEPSSIEQIYPQKYSEYEEMRIYDRVANIFLQSVGVRGSLRMGGSGFRVFTRRCKLTNTGFSTADMDLIFIEMTRKWEHCNPDRTAVRKHRVGLQPISLETSAGLCFLGFIEAFYHIGRRKFYCRNRIEMLENLLQYCEQSIAEAQQEPMSGLPKLPKISGDERYINQMKKIYTTNRRVVRKGEFFYDFRGSSKSNPYKKDA; encoded by the exons ATGACAACAGTTCAGGCTGGGGTTCAACCTCCCGCCGTGAATGGGATAGGGATACAGCAGTCACAACCTACTGGGGCGCTGGAAAAGCCGAAATCGGAAAAAAAAACTGATCCAATTCCGGGTCCCCAGCACAAGACTACTTGCTTTCGTCCTTACACTTTACACACTATGGAGAGGAGGCAATACCAACGGGATTCTAAGGCTAGGAGGGATCTGGTGAGGGTGAAATACTGCCCACCCCGGTGCCAGTCGAGGAGTAACATCACTGTGGATTCATCAAAGGCTAAGTCTAATTTGGATGTCCTGAGGTTGAGCTTGAAGGAGTTGGGATGGAGAGAG TACCCATATGGTCGTAAGGATTCACCCTGTGATGTGTATTGGCTCAGTGTGAGTTTCAACGAGCTCAACTCTGACATTGCCTCAGGAAGAGTCAACAAATATCCTG GTATGGTGGACGTCTTGAAAAAGGCCAACCTTACACGGGCATTAGATTTGATGAAACGGCTGTATCCAGAGGAGTACGACTTTTATCCACAAACATGGTACATGCCGCAACAACTCAATGAATTTGCTGCAGATGTCCGACAATTTCAAAGCAAAAACCCAAAATCAAAAATGACATTTATCGCAAAACCTGACGAGGGCTCACAAGGAGAAGGAATCTACTTATTTCGTGACCCGGACGAATATATGTTGTCCCAAAGGCGAATGGTTGTTCAGGAATACCTCAGTAAACCGTTCTTATTGGAcaagcttaaatttgacttgCGGGTTTATGCCGTTTTAACGAGTATTGAACCTCTGGAGATTTGTATCTGTAAAGAGGGACTGGTACGATTTTGCACTATCTCATATCACGAACCTTCGTATAAAAATATGCATGAATCGTACATGCACCTGACGAACTACTCACTGAATAAGCGGAGCAGTACATACGTACACACAGACAACAGTAACGATGGCAGTAAACGGACACTAACAAGCGTTTTTACAGAAATCGGCCGATTGGGTCACAATGTGGATCAAGTTTTCAAGGATATTGAGCGAGTTATTGTAAAGACTTTGATTGCCGTTCTGCCGGAGCTACGGGTTGAAATGAATGCTGAAATTCAGCGTCGGAAGGCAACGGATCTGAAATGCTTTCAA ATTCTTGGTTTCGACATCCTTCTATTGGACGACCTCAAACCCGTCCTCCTCGAGGTCAACGCGAACCCAAGTCTTCGCATCGACTACGAGCATGAAGTCTCACCTGGGGTGACAGAATACTACAATAGCGCCGTTGATGAGGAGATTAAGCAACCACTAATACGGGACACACTGCTGGTCATCGCGCCGAGAAATGTAAAGagaaaattcaagaaaatcAAAAGATG GAGAAAAGCACGACAGAATCGCCGATACGGTTCTGTGCCTCCTCGACTCACTTCAAGGGAAGGAACGATGATCGAAATCAATCATGATGACCTTGAAAACATGATGACCTTggagaaagaaaatatcaaaaaggaGAAAAACACTGTCGATAATGTGATGGAGGAGACAAAAGTCGAGGATACAGATGACAAAATTGAcaataaaaaacacaaaaatgacaAGAAGAAGGACAAGGAAAAGGAGAAAGTTgacaagaaaaaaggaaaagaaaaaaaagaagaaaaagttgaCAATGAGAGTAATGATAATGAAACGCCGCGGCCGCGTACGGTTGATGGGAATAACAATCCTGAagaggaagatgaagatgaagaaccTTCGTCGATCGAACAGATTTATCCGCAAAAATACTCAGAGTATGAAGAGATGAGGATTTATGACCGGGTGGCGAATATTTTTCTGCAGTCGGTCGGTGTTCGGGGTTCGCTCAGGATGGGAGGATCAGGATTCAGGGTGTTCACAAG ACGGTGCAAGCTAACAAATACAGGGTTTAGTACGGCTGACATGGATCTCATCTTTATTGAGATGACACGCAAATGGGAGCACTGCAATCCAGATAGAACTGCCG TTCGCAAACACAGAGTAGGACTTCAACCGATCAGTTTAGAAACAAGTGCTG GTCTTTGCTTTCTCGGTTTCATTGAAGCATTCTACCACATTGGTAGACGGAAATTCTACTGTAGGAACCGCATCGAAATGCTAGAGAACCTTCTTCAATACTGCGAACAGAGCATCGCCGAAGCTCAACAAGAACCAATGTCTGGTCTTCCGAAACTGCCGAAAATAAGTGGAGATGAGCGTTATATCAACCAGATGAAAAAGATATATACAACAAATAGGCGTGTTGTGAGAAAGG
- the LOC135501343 gene encoding tubulin polyglutamylase TTLL11-like isoform X2, with the protein MTTVQAGVQPPAVNGIGIQQSQPTGALEKPKSEKKTDPIPGPQHKTTCFRPYTLHTMERRQYQRDSKARRDLVRVKYCPPRCQSRSNITVDSSKAKSNLDVLRLSLKELGWREYPYGRKDSPCDVYWLSVSFNELNSDIASGRVNKYPGMVDVLKKANLTRALDLMKRLYPEEYDFYPQTWYMPQQLNEFAADVRQFQSKNPKSKMTFIAKPDEGSQGEGIYLFRDPDEYMLSQRRMVVQEYLSKPFLLDKLKFDLRVYAVLTSIEPLEICICKEGLVRFCTISYHEPSYKNMHESYMHLTNYSLNKRSSTYVHTDNSNDGSKRTLTSVFTEIGRLGHNVDQVFKDIERVIVKTLIAVLPELRVEMNAEIQRRKATDLKCFQILGFDILLLDDLKPVLLEVNANPSLRIDYEHEVSPGVTEYYNSAVDEEIKQPLIRDTLLVIAPRNVKRKFKKIKRWRKARQNRRYGSVPPRLTSREGTMIEINHDDLENMMTLEKENIKKEKNTVDNVMEETKVEDTDDKIDNKKHKNDKKKDKEKEKVDKKKGKEKKEEKVDNESNDNETPRPRTVDGNNNPEEEDEDEEPSSIEQIYPQKYSEYEEMRIYDRVANIFLQSVGVRGSLRMGGSGFRVFTRRCKLTNTGFSTADMDLIFIEMTRKWEHCNPDRTAGLCFLGFIEAFYHIGRRKFYCRNRIEMLENLLQYCEQSIAEAQQEPMSGLPKLPKISGDERYINQMKKIYTTNRRVVRKGEFFYDFRGSSKSNPYKKDA; encoded by the exons ATGACAACAGTTCAGGCTGGGGTTCAACCTCCCGCCGTGAATGGGATAGGGATACAGCAGTCACAACCTACTGGGGCGCTGGAAAAGCCGAAATCGGAAAAAAAAACTGATCCAATTCCGGGTCCCCAGCACAAGACTACTTGCTTTCGTCCTTACACTTTACACACTATGGAGAGGAGGCAATACCAACGGGATTCTAAGGCTAGGAGGGATCTGGTGAGGGTGAAATACTGCCCACCCCGGTGCCAGTCGAGGAGTAACATCACTGTGGATTCATCAAAGGCTAAGTCTAATTTGGATGTCCTGAGGTTGAGCTTGAAGGAGTTGGGATGGAGAGAG TACCCATATGGTCGTAAGGATTCACCCTGTGATGTGTATTGGCTCAGTGTGAGTTTCAACGAGCTCAACTCTGACATTGCCTCAGGAAGAGTCAACAAATATCCTG GTATGGTGGACGTCTTGAAAAAGGCCAACCTTACACGGGCATTAGATTTGATGAAACGGCTGTATCCAGAGGAGTACGACTTTTATCCACAAACATGGTACATGCCGCAACAACTCAATGAATTTGCTGCAGATGTCCGACAATTTCAAAGCAAAAACCCAAAATCAAAAATGACATTTATCGCAAAACCTGACGAGGGCTCACAAGGAGAAGGAATCTACTTATTTCGTGACCCGGACGAATATATGTTGTCCCAAAGGCGAATGGTTGTTCAGGAATACCTCAGTAAACCGTTCTTATTGGAcaagcttaaatttgacttgCGGGTTTATGCCGTTTTAACGAGTATTGAACCTCTGGAGATTTGTATCTGTAAAGAGGGACTGGTACGATTTTGCACTATCTCATATCACGAACCTTCGTATAAAAATATGCATGAATCGTACATGCACCTGACGAACTACTCACTGAATAAGCGGAGCAGTACATACGTACACACAGACAACAGTAACGATGGCAGTAAACGGACACTAACAAGCGTTTTTACAGAAATCGGCCGATTGGGTCACAATGTGGATCAAGTTTTCAAGGATATTGAGCGAGTTATTGTAAAGACTTTGATTGCCGTTCTGCCGGAGCTACGGGTTGAAATGAATGCTGAAATTCAGCGTCGGAAGGCAACGGATCTGAAATGCTTTCAA ATTCTTGGTTTCGACATCCTTCTATTGGACGACCTCAAACCCGTCCTCCTCGAGGTCAACGCGAACCCAAGTCTTCGCATCGACTACGAGCATGAAGTCTCACCTGGGGTGACAGAATACTACAATAGCGCCGTTGATGAGGAGATTAAGCAACCACTAATACGGGACACACTGCTGGTCATCGCGCCGAGAAATGTAAAGagaaaattcaagaaaatcAAAAGATG GAGAAAAGCACGACAGAATCGCCGATACGGTTCTGTGCCTCCTCGACTCACTTCAAGGGAAGGAACGATGATCGAAATCAATCATGATGACCTTGAAAACATGATGACCTTggagaaagaaaatatcaaaaaggaGAAAAACACTGTCGATAATGTGATGGAGGAGACAAAAGTCGAGGATACAGATGACAAAATTGAcaataaaaaacacaaaaatgacaAGAAGAAGGACAAGGAAAAGGAGAAAGTTgacaagaaaaaaggaaaagaaaaaaaagaagaaaaagttgaCAATGAGAGTAATGATAATGAAACGCCGCGGCCGCGTACGGTTGATGGGAATAACAATCCTGAagaggaagatgaagatgaagaaccTTCGTCGATCGAACAGATTTATCCGCAAAAATACTCAGAGTATGAAGAGATGAGGATTTATGACCGGGTGGCGAATATTTTTCTGCAGTCGGTCGGTGTTCGGGGTTCGCTCAGGATGGGAGGATCAGGATTCAGGGTGTTCACAAG ACGGTGCAAGCTAACAAATACAGGGTTTAGTACGGCTGACATGGATCTCATCTTTATTGAGATGACACGCAAATGGGAGCACTGCAATCCAGATAGAACTGCCG GTCTTTGCTTTCTCGGTTTCATTGAAGCATTCTACCACATTGGTAGACGGAAATTCTACTGTAGGAACCGCATCGAAATGCTAGAGAACCTTCTTCAATACTGCGAACAGAGCATCGCCGAAGCTCAACAAGAACCAATGTCTGGTCTTCCGAAACTGCCGAAAATAAGTGGAGATGAGCGTTATATCAACCAGATGAAAAAGATATATACAACAAATAGGCGTGTTGTGAGAAAGG